The Jannaschia sp. GRR-S6-38 genomic interval CCGGATGTCTTCAACGTGCTACTGCAGGTTCTGGACGACGGCGTCCTGACCGACGGGCAGGGGCACCGGGTGGACTTCAAGCAGACGCTGATCATCCTCACCTCGAACCTGGGGTCGCAGGCGCTGAGCCAGTTGCCCGACGGGGCCGATGCGAGCGACGCCAAGCGCAGCGTGATGGAGGCCGTGCGGGCGCATTTCCGGCCCGAGTTCCTGAACCGTCTCGACGAGACGATCATCTTCGACCGCCTCGCGCGGGAGGACATGGCCGGGATCGTCGACATCCAGGTCGCGCGGCTGGTCAAGCGGCTGGCCGGTCGCAAGATCCGGCTCGAGCTGGATGACAGCGCGCGGACCTGGCTGGCGGAGGAGGGCTACGACCCGGTCTTCGGCGCCCGGCCGCTGAAGCGCGTGATCCAGCGCAGCCTGCAGAACCCGCTGGCGGAGATGATCCTCGCGGGCGAGCTGGGCGACGATGCGGTCGTGCCGGTGCGCGCGGGCGACGAGGGGCTGATCATCGGCGACCGCGTGGCCACCAGCGACCGGACCCCGCCGGAAGACGCGGTCGTGCATTGATGCCGATTGCCAATTGGCAACCCTAACAATGACTTAACGGCGGCCCGCGGGCCGCCGTTTCGCATTGCGGGAACGCCCGCGGGGCGGGCGGGGTTCGGAAGCCATGTGCCAGTCCTGTCTCAACCGCCGCCGCTTCCTGATGCTCGCCCCCGCCGCCGCGGGCCTGTCGGGCTGCGATATCGAGCTCGTCTCGGATGCGGAGGCCGAGCGGATGGGCCTCGCCGCCTGGTCCGAGCTGCGGCAGGCCAAGCCCCTGTCGCGCAATGCCGACTATCGCGAGACGGTCGCGCGGGTGGCGGGGCGGTTGCTGGGCGCGGCGGGGCACAGCCCCGGCGACTGGGAATTCGCCGTTTTCGCTGATCCGACGGCCAATGCCTTCGCCCTGCCGGGCCGCAAGATCGGCGTGCATGAGGGCATGCTGGAGCTCGCGGCGACCGAGGATCAGCTCGCCGCCGTGATCGGGCACGAGATCGGCCATGTCGATGCGGAGCACGCGCAGGAGCGGATGAGCGCGCAGGTGGCCTCCGGATGGGGGTTGCGGATCGTGGCCTGGCTTCTGAACGCGGGCGATGTCGAATATGCCGAGGAGATCGCCGCCGCGCTGGGCCTGGGCGTCGAGGTTGGGCTCCTGCGGCCCTATGGCCGCGAGCAGGAGACCGAGGCCGATGCGTTGGGCGTGCGGGCGATGGCGGCGGCGGGCTACACGCCCTCCGAGGCGATCGCGCTCTGGCAGCGGATGGAGGCGGCGAGTGGGGGGCGCGGGCCGGAATTCCTCTCGACCCACCCCGCGCCGCAAAGCCGGATCGAAGCGCTCGAAACGCTGATCGCCACGCTCTGACGGGGCGGTTCCTTCACGTCTTCGTGTGCGGGGCCGGAAAGCCGCCGCGCCCCTAGAGTGCGGTCTGCGTCGTTCAAGATGCGACAAACGCGCATCGGCGGAAACCCCCATGGCCCGGGCGGCGTCTTTCCTTCATGCGTCGGGCATTTCCCCGCCGCACCTGCAACCCAGAATGGAGATCTTCCATGATCCGCAGAACGTTTCTTGCCCTGACCGCCGCCACCGCACTGGCCAGCCCCGCCTTCGCCGCGGGCCACAGCATGGACATCGTTGCCACCGCCACCGAGGCCGGCAGCTTCACCACGCTTCTCGCCGCCGCCGAGGCCGCGGGCCTCGTCGAGACGCTGCAGGGCGAAGGCCCGCTGACCGTCTTCGCGCCGACCGACGACGCCTTCGCCGCACTGCCCGAGGGCACCGTCGAAGAGCTGCTGATGCCCGAGAACCAGGAGCGTCTGCAGGCGATCCTTCTCTATCACGTGGTGCCGGGCGCCGTGATGTCGGGTGACCTGAGCGACGGCATGACCGCCGCGACCGCGAACGAGATGGAGCTCGAGATCTCGATCGACGGAAGTACCGTCATGGTCGAGGGCGCGACCGTCACCTCGGCCGATATCGAGGCCTCGAACGGCGTCATCCACGTCATCGACTCGGTGATGCTGCCCGAGATGTGAGATCCGGCTGACCACCGGCTGCGGGGCGGTCCTTCGGGGCCGCCCCGTCCCGCGCCGGGGGGTCACTGAGCCGCGAAGCCGCGCCATGTCGCGCTTCGCCGGGTGGACAGACGCTCTCGCCCCCTTACTTTCCCGTGAACCGCATCAGTTTGGCGCGCGCCCGGTCGTCTTTCCGGATAGCGTGCCAGACACAGAGACGAGAATTCCCGGAGGCCTTGCATGTTCAAGCCCGACCTCACCCAAGCCGACGTCACGCCGAGAGGCCTCTGGCTCAATCGCCGCAAGCTGATCGCCGGGCTGGGTGCCGGCTCGATCGCCGGAGGGCTGGGACTCGGCGCGCAGGCGCAAGAGGCGTTGGAGCCCAACACCTGGGAAGAGATCACGACCTACAACAATTTCTACGAGTTCGGCATCCAGAAGGACGAGCCCGCAAAGCATGCCGGCGCGATGGAGACCGATCCCTGGCCGATCACGGTAGACGGGCTGGTCGACAATCCGGGCGACT includes:
- a CDS encoding M48 family metallopeptidase, yielding MCQSCLNRRRFLMLAPAAAGLSGCDIELVSDAEAERMGLAAWSELRQAKPLSRNADYRETVARVAGRLLGAAGHSPGDWEFAVFADPTANAFALPGRKIGVHEGMLELAATEDQLAAVIGHEIGHVDAEHAQERMSAQVASGWGLRIVAWLLNAGDVEYAEEIAAALGLGVEVGLLRPYGREQETEADALGVRAMAAAGYTPSEAIALWQRMEAASGGRGPEFLSTHPAPQSRIEALETLIATL
- a CDS encoding fasciclin domain-containing protein, giving the protein MIRRTFLALTAATALASPAFAAGHSMDIVATATEAGSFTTLLAAAEAAGLVETLQGEGPLTVFAPTDDAFAALPEGTVEELLMPENQERLQAILLYHVVPGAVMSGDLSDGMTAATANEMELEISIDGSTVMVEGATVTSADIEASNGVIHVIDSVMLPEM